The Lewinellaceae bacterium genome includes a region encoding these proteins:
- a CDS encoding class I SAM-dependent methyltransferase, producing MKKPLRYRNGIPFFYDKTATDFKKDIYERYDDMVVRQTALHLADALWGHYPIQAVLDFAEEHYQNYPEHNILEVGCGVGRWIGSLAKSFPKSKCHGIDYSYQMLKRAREFWVDGKELIIDLRSKGFSDRLKIQGHQLENLQLGLAKASDLPFAKESQDLVLSSFLLDRLENPGEGLLEMHRVLKPNGLLILITPLNFKQAEHWAAYYPPVKLVELLTKIGFAIIDWQEEIIIREPIDFRDNAVTWKCLGVIASKAK from the coding sequence ATGAAAAAACCACTGAGGTACCGCAACGGCATCCCATTCTTTTACGATAAAACTGCAACAGATTTTAAAAAGGATATCTACGAACGGTATGATGATATGGTGGTTCGGCAAACGGCCCTTCATCTCGCCGATGCTTTATGGGGGCACTATCCGATACAGGCCGTTTTGGATTTCGCTGAAGAACACTATCAAAATTACCCGGAACACAATATCCTGGAGGTCGGGTGTGGTGTAGGGCGCTGGATTGGCAGTCTGGCAAAGAGCTTTCCAAAATCAAAATGCCATGGAATTGATTACAGTTACCAGATGCTGAAGCGGGCGCGTGAATTTTGGGTGGACGGTAAAGAATTGATCATTGACTTGAGAAGTAAGGGGTTTTCGGACCGGCTGAAGATACAGGGGCATCAACTGGAGAATTTACAATTGGGTTTAGCGAAAGCATCAGATCTGCCCTTTGCAAAGGAGAGCCAGGATCTGGTACTGAGCAGTTTTTTATTGGACAGACTGGAAAACCCGGGAGAAGGTTTGCTGGAAATGCATCGTGTTCTAAAACCCAATGGCCTGCTCATTTTAATCACCCCGCTCAATTTCAAACAGGCTGAACACTGGGCGGCCTATTATCCTCCTGTTAAACTTGTCGAATTATTGACGAAAATCGGCTTTGCCATAATAGACTGGCAGGAAGAAATCATCATCCGGGAGCCCATTGATTTCCGGGACAATGCGGTGACCTGGAAATGTTTAGGGGTTATTGCGAGTAAAGCGAAATGA
- a CDS encoding DNA-binding response regulator, with protein sequence MKEISIDRKPIGSGIENPVASQNVDMEKAKTKEKPLILLVEDNPDVVAYVASCLGGYRLAVAKNGQEGYDIATEIIPDLIISDVMMPVMDGFEFCRKVKSDERTDHIPVIMLTARADMDSKIEGLELGANAYLPKPYEKQELLLTIRNLFELRDNMRRRHQNIAGLVDASEPKNMKEAAIEDPFVARVREMIEEHITDFNLNVDQLAKELYLSPSQFRRKLDALTGFSPNSFIRFLRLKKAKTLLQDPELSITAVAFDSGFSDPSYFTRVFKQEFGKTPVDWRMENPSEALP encoded by the coding sequence GAATAGAAAATCCGGTGGCATCCCAAAACGTCGATATGGAAAAGGCAAAAACCAAAGAAAAACCATTGATCCTGCTTGTTGAGGACAACCCTGATGTCGTGGCCTATGTGGCCTCCTGCCTTGGGGGCTACAGGCTGGCCGTCGCCAAAAATGGGCAGGAAGGGTATGACATTGCCACCGAGATCATTCCCGACCTGATCATCAGCGATGTGATGATGCCCGTGATGGACGGGTTTGAATTTTGCCGGAAAGTCAAGTCCGATGAACGAACGGATCACATCCCCGTGATCATGCTCACCGCACGTGCCGACATGGACAGTAAAATAGAAGGGCTGGAACTGGGAGCCAACGCCTATCTGCCCAAACCTTACGAAAAGCAGGAATTGTTGCTGACCATCAGGAACCTGTTCGAGCTGAGAGATAATATGCGGAGGCGCCATCAAAATATTGCCGGTTTGGTTGATGCATCTGAACCAAAAAATATGAAGGAAGCAGCCATCGAAGATCCATTTGTTGCCAGAGTCCGGGAGATGATTGAAGAACACATAACCGATTTCAATCTGAATGTCGATCAGCTGGCCAAAGAGCTGTACCTCAGCCCTTCCCAGTTCCGGCGAAAGCTGGATGCATTGACCGGTTTTTCTCCCAACAGCTTCATCCGTTTCCTGAGGTTGAAAAAAGCAAAAACATTGTTGCAGGATCCGGAATTGAGCATCACCGCCGTTGCTTTTGACAGTGGATTTAGTGATCCCAGTTATTTTACCAGGGTGTTTAAGCAGGAGTTTGGGAAGACGCCAGTGGATTGGCGGATGGAAAATCCAAGCGAGGCGTTACCTTGA